One genomic region from Vibrio cyclitrophicus encodes:
- the rpsQ gene encoding 30S ribosomal protein S17, which yields MSETNRIQQGRVVSDKMDKSIVVAIERTVKHPIYGKFIKRTTKVHAHDEDNTCGLGDKVEIAECRPLSKTKSWTLVKVLEKAKI from the coding sequence ATGAGCGAAACTAACCGCATCCAGCAAGGCCGTGTAGTAAGTGACAAGATGGACAAGTCTATCGTTGTTGCTATTGAACGTACTGTAAAACACCCGATTTACGGCAAGTTCATCAAACGCACGACTAAAGTACACGCACACGACGAAGACAACACTTGTGGCCTAGGCGACAAAGTTGAAATCGCTGAGTGTCGTCCTCTGTCTAAGACTAAGTCTTGGACATTGGTTAAAGTTCTAGAAAAAGCGAAGATTTAA
- the rplN gene encoding 50S ribosomal protein L14: MIQMQSTLDAADNSGARKVMCIKVLGGSHRRYAHIGDVIKVTVKEAIPRGKVKKGDVLKAVVVRTRKGVRRPDGSVIRFDSNACVLLNDTTEQPVGTRIFGPVTRELRNAKFMKIVSLAPEVL, encoded by the coding sequence ATGATCCAGATGCAAAGTACACTTGACGCAGCAGATAACTCTGGCGCGCGCAAGGTAATGTGTATTAAGGTTCTGGGTGGCTCTCACCGCCGTTATGCACATATCGGTGACGTCATCAAGGTTACAGTGAAGGAAGCGATTCCTCGCGGTAAAGTAAAGAAAGGTGATGTTCTGAAGGCGGTAGTAGTGCGCACCCGTAAAGGCGTTCGTCGCCCAGACGGTTCTGTCATTCGCTTCGACAGTAATGCTTGTGTATTGTTAAATGACACTACTGAGCAACCAGTCGGCACACGTATCTTTGGTCCTGTGACTCGTGAACTTCGTAACGCGAAATTCATGAAGATTGTATCACTAGCACCTGAAGTTCTGTAA
- the rplX gene encoding 50S ribosomal protein L24, producing MAAKIRRNDEVIILAGKDKGKKGKVTKVLTTGKVIVEGINLVKKHQKPVPALGQQGGIVEQEAAIDASNVAVFNAATGKADRIGFRIEDGKKVRFFKSNGETVSN from the coding sequence ATGGCAGCTAAAATCCGTCGTAATGACGAAGTAATCATTCTTGCTGGTAAAGATAAAGGCAAGAAAGGTAAAGTAACTAAGGTTCTGACAACTGGTAAAGTTATCGTTGAAGGCATCAACCTTGTTAAGAAACACCAAAAGCCGGTTCCGGCTCTAGGTCAACAAGGTGGCATCGTTGAACAAGAAGCAGCTATTGATGCTTCTAACGTTGCTGTTTTTAACGCGGCTACTGGTAAAGCAGACCGTATCGGTTTCCGTATCGAAGATGGCAAGAAAGTTCGTTTCTTCAAATCTAACGGCGAAACTGTTTCTAACTAA
- the rplE gene encoding 50S ribosomal protein L5, protein MAKLHDYYKSSVVAELTKEFSYTSVMQVPRIEKITLNMGVGEAINDKKLLENAAADMATISGQKPLITKARKSVAGFKIREGYPIGCKVTLRGERMWEFLERLISIALPRVRDFRGVSAKSFDGRGNYSMGVREQIIFPEIDYDKVDRVRGLDITITTSAGSDEEGRALLAAFNFPFRK, encoded by the coding sequence ATGGCGAAACTGCATGATTACTACAAGTCGTCTGTAGTCGCTGAGCTTACCAAAGAGTTCAGCTACACAAGCGTCATGCAAGTCCCTAGGATTGAGAAAATCACCCTAAACATGGGCGTTGGTGAAGCAATCAACGATAAGAAACTGCTAGAAAACGCAGCAGCTGATATGGCAACGATCTCTGGTCAAAAGCCACTTATCACTAAAGCGCGTAAATCTGTAGCTGGTTTCAAAATTCGTGAAGGCTACCCAATTGGTTGTAAAGTAACCTTGCGTGGTGAGCGCATGTGGGAATTTTTAGAGCGTTTAATCTCTATTGCACTTCCACGTGTACGTGATTTCCGTGGTGTTAGCGCTAAGTCTTTTGACGGTCGCGGTAACTACAGCATGGGCGTTCGCGAGCAAATCATCTTTCCGGAAATCGACTACGATAAAGTCGATCGCGTCCGCGGTCTTGATATCACTATCACGACTTCTGCGGGTTCCGATGAGGAAGGCCGAGCTCTGCTGGCTGCCTTTAACTTCCCATTCCGTAAGTAA
- the rpsN gene encoding 30S ribosomal protein S14, with the protein MAKQSMKAREAKRAKLVAKFAEKRSALKVIISDVNASEEDRWNAVLKLQSLPRDSSASRQRNRCNQTGRPHGYLRKFGLSRIKVREACMKGEIPGLRKASW; encoded by the coding sequence ATGGCTAAACAATCAATGAAAGCACGTGAAGCTAAACGTGCAAAACTAGTAGCTAAGTTCGCTGAAAAGCGTTCTGCGCTAAAAGTTATCATTAGCGATGTAAACGCATCTGAAGAAGATCGTTGGAATGCGGTTCTTAAACTGCAATCTCTTCCACGTGATTCAAGTGCATCACGTCAGCGCAACCGTTGCAACCAAACTGGTCGTCCACACGGTTACCTACGTAAATTCGGTCTAAGCCGCATTAAGGTTCGTGAAGCTTGCATGAAAGGCGAGATTCCGGGTCTTCGTAAGGCTAGCTGGTAA
- the rpsH gene encoding 30S ribosomal protein S8 — protein sequence MSMQDPISDMLTRVRNGQAANKVAVKMPSSKLKVAIAALLKAEGYIVDFAVDSEAKPELEVTLKYFQAKPVIEQIKRVSRPGLRVYKNKDSLPTVMGGLGIAVVSTSKGLMSDRAARKAGLGGEIICYVA from the coding sequence ATGAGCATGCAAGATCCGATTTCGGATATGCTGACCCGCGTTCGTAACGGTCAGGCAGCAAACAAAGTTGCTGTAAAAATGCCTTCTTCAAAGCTTAAAGTTGCAATTGCTGCATTACTTAAAGCTGAAGGTTACATCGTAGACTTCGCTGTTGACAGCGAAGCAAAACCTGAGCTAGAAGTTACTCTTAAGTACTTCCAAGCTAAACCTGTAATCGAGCAAATCAAGCGTGTATCACGTCCTGGTCTAAGAGTTTATAAAAATAAAGACTCTTTACCTACAGTGATGGGTGGTCTTGGTATTGCAGTTGTTTCTACTTCCAAGGGTCTGATGTCTGACCGTGCTGCTCGTAAAGCAGGTCTTGGCGGTGAAATCATCTGTTACGTAGCTTAA
- the rplF gene encoding 50S ribosomal protein L6 has translation MSRVAKAPVAIPAGVEVKLNGQEVTVKGSKGELTRVLNSAVVIAQEENNLTFGPKEGVANAWAQAGTARALVNNMVVGVTEGFTKKLTLKGVGYRAAMKGNSVGLTLGFSHPVEHALPEGIKAECPSQTEIIITGCDKQVVGQVAADIRSYRAPEPYKGKGVRYADENVRTKEAKKK, from the coding sequence ATGTCTCGTGTTGCTAAAGCACCTGTCGCTATTCCAGCTGGCGTAGAGGTGAAACTAAACGGCCAAGAAGTTACTGTAAAAGGTAGCAAAGGTGAGCTTACTCGCGTTCTTAACAGCGCCGTAGTTATTGCACAAGAAGAAAACAACCTAACTTTCGGTCCGAAAGAAGGTGTTGCTAACGCATGGGCACAAGCTGGTACAGCTCGCGCTCTAGTTAACAACATGGTTGTGGGTGTTACTGAGGGCTTCACTAAGAAGCTAACTCTTAAGGGTGTTGGTTACCGTGCTGCTATGAAAGGCAACTCTGTAGGTCTAACTCTTGGTTTTTCTCACCCAGTAGAGCACGCTCTACCTGAAGGTATTAAAGCTGAGTGCCCTAGCCAAACTGAGATCATTATTACTGGTTGCGATAAGCAAGTAGTAGGTCAAGTTGCGGCTGACATTCGTTCTTACCGTGCTCCTGAGCCTTACAAAGGTAAAGGTGTTCGTTACGCAGATGAAAATGTGCGTACTAAAGAAGCTAAGAAGAAGTAA
- the rplR gene encoding 50S ribosomal protein L18, with translation MDKKASRIRRATRARRKIAELGATRLVVHRTPRHVYAQVIAANGSEVIAAASTVEKAIREQVKNTGNVDAAKAVGKAVAERALEKGVASVAFDRSGFQYHGRVAALAESAREAGLKF, from the coding sequence ATGGATAAGAAAGCATCTCGCATCCGTCGTGCTACACGTGCACGTCGTAAGATTGCAGAACTTGGCGCAACTCGCTTGGTAGTACACCGTACTCCTCGTCATGTTTACGCACAAGTTATCGCGGCAAACGGCTCTGAGGTTATCGCAGCTGCTTCTACTGTAGAAAAAGCGATCCGTGAGCAAGTTAAGAACACTGGTAACGTTGATGCAGCTAAAGCAGTTGGTAAAGCTGTTGCTGAGCGCGCTCTTGAAAAAGGCGTAGCTTCGGTTGCATTCGATCGTTCTGGTTTCCAATACCACGGTCGAGTAGCGGCGCTAGCAGAATCTGCTCGCGAAGCTGGTCTGAAATTCTAA
- the rpsE gene encoding 30S ribosomal protein S5: protein MAKEQQQANDLQEKLIAVNRVSKTVKGGRIMSFTALTVVGDGNGRVGFGYGKAREVPAAIQKAMEKARRNMVTVALNEGTLHHPVKGRHSGSKVYMQPAAEGTGVIAGGAMRAVLEVAGVHNVLSKAYGSTNPINIVRATIGALVDVKSPEMVAAKRGLTVESISE, encoded by the coding sequence ATGGCTAAAGAACAACAACAAGCTAATGATTTGCAAGAAAAGCTGATCGCTGTTAACCGTGTATCTAAGACGGTTAAAGGTGGTCGAATCATGAGCTTCACTGCACTAACAGTAGTTGGTGACGGTAATGGTCGCGTAGGTTTCGGTTACGGCAAAGCTCGTGAAGTACCTGCTGCGATTCAAAAAGCAATGGAAAAAGCGCGTCGTAACATGGTTACTGTTGCGCTTAACGAAGGCACTCTTCACCACCCGGTGAAAGGTCGTCATTCGGGCTCTAAAGTTTACATGCAGCCAGCTGCAGAAGGTACAGGTGTTATTGCCGGTGGTGCAATGCGTGCTGTACTTGAAGTTGCGGGCGTACATAACGTACTTTCTAAAGCATACGGTTCAACGAACCCTATCAATATCGTTCGTGCAACGATTGGTGCTCTAGTAGACGTTAAGTCACCAGAAATGGTTGCTGCTAAACGTGGTCTAACTGTTGAATCTATTTCGGAGTAA
- the rpmD gene encoding 50S ribosomal protein L30, translating to MATIKVTQTKSSIGRLPKHKACLKGLGLRRINHTVELEDTPCVRGMINKVYYMVKIEE from the coding sequence ATGGCAACTATTAAAGTAACTCAAACTAAAAGCTCAATTGGTCGCCTACCTAAGCACAAAGCGTGCCTTAAAGGTCTAGGTCTTCGTCGCATCAACCATACAGTAGAACTTGAAGATACACCGTGCGTACGCGGTATGATCAACAAGGTTTACTACATGGTTAAGATTGAGGAGTAA
- the rplO gene encoding 50S ribosomal protein L15 produces MRLNTLSPAAGSKPSKKRVGRGIGSGLGKTGGRGHKGQKSRSGGSVRPGFEGGQMPLKQRLPKFGFTSRKSLVSAEVRLAELAKVTGDVVDLNSLKAANVITKNIEFVKIVLSGDLSKAVTVKGLRVTKGAKAAIEAAGGKIEE; encoded by the coding sequence ATGCGTTTGAATACTCTATCACCGGCTGCTGGCTCTAAACCTTCTAAGAAGCGTGTAGGTCGTGGTATCGGTTCTGGCCTTGGTAAAACAGGTGGCCGCGGTCACAAAGGTCAAAAGTCACGTTCTGGCGGCTCTGTTCGTCCAGGTTTTGAAGGCGGTCAAATGCCTCTAAAACAACGTCTACCTAAATTCGGTTTCACTTCTCGTAAGAGCCTAGTGTCTGCTGAAGTTCGTCTAGCTGAGCTAGCGAAAGTAACAGGTGACGTAGTTGATCTTAACAGCCTTAAAGCTGCTAACGTTATCACTAAGAACATCGAATTTGTTAAGATCGTTCTTTCTGGTGACCTAAGCAAAGCTGTGACTGTTAAAGGTCTACGCGTGACTAAAGGCGCTAAAGCTGCAATCGAAGCTGCAGGCGGTAAAATCGAGGAATAA
- the secY gene encoding preprotein translocase subunit SecY, with amino-acid sequence MAKKPGQDFRSAQSGLSELKSRLLFVIGALLVFRAGSFVPIPGIDAAVLADLFDQQKGTIVEMFNMFSGGALERASILALGIMPYISASIVVQLLTVVHPALAELKKEGEAGRRKISQYTRYGTLVLATFQAIGIATGLPNMVDNLVVINQTMFTLIATVSLVTGTMFLMWLGEQITERGIGNGISILIFAGIVAGLPSAIGQTIEQARQGELHVLLLLLIAVLSFAVIYFVVFMERGQRRIVVNYAKRQQGRKVFAAQSSHLPLKINMAGVIPAIFASSIILFPGTLAQWFGQNGESSAFGWLTDVSLALSPGQPLYVMLYAAAIIFFCFFYTALVFNPRETADNLKKSGAFVPGIRPGEQTAKYIDKVMTRLTLAGALYITFICLIPEFMMVAWNVRFYFGGTSLLIVVVVIMDFMAQVQTHLMSQQYDSVLKKANLKGYGR; translated from the coding sequence ATGGCTAAGAAACCAGGACAAGATTTTCGTAGTGCTCAGAGCGGCTTAAGTGAACTAAAGTCGCGCTTATTATTCGTAATTGGTGCACTTTTAGTATTCCGAGCCGGCTCTTTTGTGCCGATCCCTGGTATTGACGCAGCTGTACTTGCCGATTTGTTCGATCAGCAAAAAGGTACCATCGTTGAAATGTTTAACATGTTCTCCGGTGGTGCTCTTGAGCGTGCATCTATATTAGCATTGGGTATCATGCCGTACATTTCGGCATCGATCGTAGTCCAATTGCTAACTGTAGTTCATCCAGCGTTAGCGGAACTCAAGAAAGAGGGTGAAGCAGGCCGTCGTAAGATAAGCCAATATACACGCTACGGCACGCTTGTACTTGCAACATTCCAAGCTATTGGTATCGCAACAGGCTTACCAAACATGGTCGACAATCTGGTTGTTATCAACCAAACCATGTTTACGCTTATTGCTACCGTGAGTTTAGTAACTGGTACCATGTTTTTAATGTGGTTAGGTGAACAAATCACTGAGCGAGGAATCGGTAATGGTATTTCCATTCTGATTTTTGCAGGTATTGTTGCTGGATTGCCTTCTGCAATCGGTCAAACAATCGAGCAAGCGCGTCAAGGTGAATTGCATGTGCTTCTTCTGCTGTTGATTGCTGTATTGTCTTTTGCTGTTATTTACTTCGTAGTTTTCATGGAACGTGGTCAACGTCGTATCGTCGTTAACTATGCGAAACGTCAACAAGGTCGTAAAGTTTTTGCAGCACAAAGCTCTCACTTGCCTCTTAAGATTAATATGGCAGGTGTTATTCCAGCGATTTTTGCATCAAGTATTATTTTGTTCCCAGGAACATTAGCGCAGTGGTTTGGTCAAAATGGTGAAAGCAGCGCGTTCGGTTGGTTAACTGACGTGTCATTAGCTCTTAGCCCAGGTCAACCTTTGTATGTAATGCTTTATGCAGCAGCTATAATCTTCTTCTGTTTCTTCTATACAGCGTTGGTGTTTAACCCTCGCGAGACAGCTGATAACTTGAAGAAGTCTGGTGCATTCGTACCCGGTATCCGCCCAGGTGAGCAGACAGCGAAATATATCGATAAAGTGATGACTAGACTAACCCTTGCGGGCGCTCTATACATTACTTTTATATGTCTGATTCCTGAATTCATGATGGTCGCGTGGAACGTTCGTTTCTACTTCGGCGGCACATCACTACTAATCGTAGTGGTAGTTATCATGGATTTCATGGCACAGGTACAGACTCATCTGATGTCACAACAGTATGATTCTGTGTTAAAGAAAGCGAATCTGAAAGGTTACGGCCGTTAA
- the rpmJ gene encoding 50S ribosomal protein L36 — MKVRASVKKICRNCKVIKRNGVVRVICSEPKHKQRQG; from the coding sequence ATGAAAGTTCGTGCTTCCGTTAAAAAAATCTGCCGTAACTGTAAAGTTATCAAGCGTAACGGTGTCGTTCGCGTGATTTGCAGTGAGCCAAAGCATAAGCAACGCCAAGGCTAA
- the rpsM gene encoding 30S ribosomal protein S13, which yields MARIAGINIPDHKHSVIALTAIYGIGKTRSQAILAEVGIAEDAKISELTEEQIDQLRDGVAKYTVEGDLRREVSMNIKRLMDLGCYRGLRHRRSLPLRGQRTKTNARTRKGPRKPIKK from the coding sequence ATGGCCCGTATAGCCGGCATTAACATTCCTGATCATAAGCATTCTGTAATTGCACTTACTGCAATCTACGGTATTGGTAAAACTCGCTCTCAAGCTATTCTAGCTGAAGTGGGTATTGCTGAAGATGCTAAGATCAGTGAACTAACTGAAGAGCAGATCGATCAACTGCGTGATGGTGTAGCTAAATACACTGTAGAAGGTGATCTACGTCGTGAAGTATCGATGAACATCAAGCGTCTTATGGACCTTGGCTGTTACCGCGGTCTTCGTCATCGTCGCAGTCTACCACTACGTGGACAGCGTACTAAAACCAACGCTCGCACCCGTAAGGGTCCGCGCAAGCCGATCAAGAAATAG
- the rpsK gene encoding 30S ribosomal protein S11 — protein MAKQPTRARKRVRKQVADGVAHIHASFNNTIVTITDRQGNALAWATAGGSGFRGSRKSTPFAAQVAAERCGEMAKEYGLKNLEVMVKGPGPGRESTVRALNAAGFRITNIVDATPIPHNGCRPPKKRRV, from the coding sequence ATGGCAAAACAACCAACTCGCGCGCGTAAGCGCGTACGCAAGCAAGTAGCTGATGGCGTAGCGCACATTCATGCTTCTTTCAACAACACAATCGTAACTATCACTGACCGTCAAGGCAATGCTCTTGCATGGGCTACAGCAGGTGGTTCAGGTTTCCGTGGTTCTCGTAAATCTACTCCGTTCGCAGCACAAGTTGCAGCTGAGCGTTGTGGTGAAATGGCTAAAGAATATGGCCTAAAGAACTTGGAAGTTATGGTTAAGGGTCCAGGTCCAGGTCGCGAATCTACTGTTCGTGCACTGAACGCTGCTGGTTTCCGTATCACTAACATTGTTGATGCGACACCAATCCCTCATAACGGTTGTCGTCCACCTAAGAAACGTCGCGTTTAA
- the rpsD gene encoding 30S ribosomal protein S4, translating into MARYLGPKLKLSRREGTDLFLKSGVRAIDTKCKIDNAPGVHGARRGRLSEYGVQLREKQKVRRIYGVLEKQFRNYYKEAARLKGNTGANLLQLLEGRLDNVVYRMGFGATRAESRQLVSHKSILVNGKVVNVPSFKVAANDVVSIREKAKQQSRIKAALEVAEQREKPTWIEVDAGKMEGTFKRMPERSDLSADINEHLIVELYSK; encoded by the coding sequence ATGGCAAGATATTTGGGTCCTAAGCTGAAGCTTAGCCGTCGCGAAGGTACTGACTTATTCCTTAAGTCTGGTGTCCGTGCGATCGATACCAAGTGTAAAATTGATAACGCACCAGGTGTACACGGCGCTCGTCGCGGTCGTCTATCTGAGTATGGCGTTCAGCTTCGTGAGAAGCAAAAAGTTCGTCGTATCTACGGCGTTCTAGAAAAACAATTCCGCAACTACTACAAAGAAGCTGCACGTCTTAAAGGCAACACGGGTGCAAACCTGCTTCAGCTTCTTGAAGGTCGTCTTGATAACGTAGTTTACCGTATGGGTTTTGGCGCTACTCGTGCTGAATCTCGTCAACTAGTTAGCCACAAGTCTATCCTAGTTAACGGTAAAGTTGTAAACGTTCCTTCTTTCAAAGTAGCGGCAAACGACGTTGTTTCTATCCGCGAGAAAGCTAAACAGCAATCTCGTATTAAAGCGGCTTTAGAAGTTGCTGAACAACGTGAAAAGCCAACTTGGATTGAAGTAGATGCTGGCAAAATGGAAGGTACATTCAAGCGTATGCCTGAGCGTTCTGACCTATCAGCTGACATCAATGAACACTTGATCGTCGAACTTTACTCTAAGTAA
- a CDS encoding DNA-directed RNA polymerase subunit alpha — MQGSVTEFLKPRLVDIEQINTTHAKVTLEPLERGFGHTLGNALRRILLSSMPGCAVTEVEIEGVLHEYSTKEGVQEDILEILLNLKGLAVRVAEGKDEVFITLNKSGSGPVVAGDITHDGDVEIANPEHVICHLTDDNAEIAMRIKVERGRGYVPASARIHTEEDERPIGRLLVDATYSPVDKIAYAVEAARVEQRTDLDKLVIDMETNGTLEPEEAIRRAATILAEQLDAFVDLRDVRVPEEKEEKPEFDPILLRPVDDLELTVRSANCLKAEAIHYIGDLVQRTEVELLKTPNLGKKSLTEIKDVLASRGLSLGMRLENWPPASIAED, encoded by the coding sequence ATGCAGGGTTCTGTAACAGAATTTCTTAAGCCGCGTCTTGTTGACATTGAACAGATCAATACGACACACGCGAAAGTAACTCTTGAGCCATTAGAGCGCGGTTTCGGCCACACTCTAGGTAATGCTCTTCGCCGCATTCTTCTATCTTCTATGCCGGGTTGTGCCGTAACAGAAGTTGAAATTGAAGGTGTGCTACACGAATACAGCACTAAAGAAGGCGTTCAGGAAGATATCCTGGAAATCCTTCTAAACCTTAAAGGTTTAGCTGTACGCGTTGCTGAAGGCAAAGATGAAGTGTTTATTACACTGAACAAATCAGGCTCAGGCCCTGTTGTTGCAGGTGACATCACCCACGATGGTGATGTAGAGATCGCTAACCCTGAGCACGTAATTTGTCACCTAACGGATGACAATGCTGAGATCGCTATGCGTATCAAAGTAGAACGTGGTCGTGGTTACGTTCCAGCTTCAGCTCGTATCCATACTGAAGAAGATGAGCGTCCTATCGGTCGTCTACTAGTTGACGCTACTTACAGCCCGGTTGATAAAATCGCTTACGCTGTAGAAGCAGCACGTGTAGAACAACGTACTGATTTAGACAAGCTTGTTATCGATATGGAAACGAACGGTACTCTAGAACCTGAGGAAGCAATCCGTCGCGCAGCTACTATTTTAGCTGAACAATTGGATGCGTTCGTAGATCTTCGTGATGTACGTGTACCTGAGGAGAAGGAAGAGAAGCCAGAATTCGATCCTATCCTACTACGTCCTGTAGACGATCTTGAACTAACAGTTCGCTCTGCTAACTGTTTGAAAGCAGAAGCGATTCACTACATCGGTGATCTTGTACAGCGCACTGAGGTTGAGCTACTTAAAACGCCAAACCTTGGTAAGAAATCTCTTACAGAGATTAAAGATGTGCTTGCTTCACGTGGTCTTTCTCTAGGCATGCGTCTAGAAAACTGGCCACCAGCGTCAATCGCTGAAGATTAA
- the rplQ gene encoding 50S ribosomal protein L17 produces MRHRKSGRQLNRNSSHRKAMFSNMASSLVRHEVIKTTVPKAKELRRVIEPLITLAKTDSVANRRLAFARTRDNEVVAKLFNELGPRFAARQGGYTRILKCGFRTGDKAPMAYIELVDRPAAEEAAE; encoded by the coding sequence ATGCGCCATCGTAAAAGTGGTCGTCAACTCAACCGCAACAGCAGTCATCGCAAAGCGATGTTCAGCAACATGGCTAGCTCTCTTGTTCGTCACGAAGTTATTAAAACTACCGTGCCAAAAGCAAAAGAACTACGTCGCGTAATTGAGCCATTGATTACCCTAGCTAAGACAGACAGTGTTGCTAACCGTCGTCTTGCATTTGCTCGCACTCGTGATAACGAAGTGGTAGCAAAACTATTTAATGAACTAGGCCCGCGTTTCGCGGCTCGCCAAGGTGGTTACACTCGCATTCTTAAATGTGGTTTCCGTACTGGTGATAAAGCTCCAATGGCTTACATTGAGCTTGTAGACCGCCCAGCTGCTGAAGAAGCTGCTGAGTAA
- a CDS encoding DUF2780 domain-containing protein, which produces MKKVLITVLSSLAVVSCASTSDSGTTSSTSDTNYSQLTQTALMAAVNMWSQQNETTPLADTVANQASVTSDQAVGGIGSMLALAQNSLGTADNNELASLIPGMSTLESTGLTSVLNSQGAVESAFSGLGMDSSMISTFAPIILQALQSQGATSGLMDSLAAVWQ; this is translated from the coding sequence ATGAAGAAAGTACTCATCACTGTTTTAAGCAGCCTTGCTGTTGTCTCTTGCGCTAGCACTAGCGATTCTGGCACAACCAGTTCTACTTCTGATACCAACTATTCCCAATTGACTCAAACTGCACTTATGGCTGCGGTGAATATGTGGTCTCAACAAAATGAAACAACACCTCTGGCAGATACCGTTGCCAATCAAGCATCAGTTACGAGCGATCAAGCTGTTGGCGGGATTGGTTCGATGCTCGCTCTTGCACAGAATTCACTTGGCACAGCAGATAACAACGAGCTTGCGTCACTCATTCCAGGAATGTCTACGCTTGAATCTACTGGCCTAACATCGGTACTAAATTCGCAAGGCGCGGTTGAAAGTGCTTTCTCAGGTTTAGGAATGGATTCGTCAATGATCAGCACGTTTGCGCCAATCATTCTTCAAGCACTTCAATCCCAAGGTGCGACGAGTGGCCTAATGGATTCACTTGCAGCTGTTTGGCAATAA
- a CDS encoding FKBP-type peptidyl-prolyl cis-trans isomerase produces the protein MSEVKFETVEQKASYGIGLQMGQQLAGSGLEGLNVDAIAAGIATALVGDMPAIEVDEINNALQELHTRGEAARQELAKAAAADGEAFLADNALRSEVTVLESGLQYEVLTEGTGEIPTADKQVRVHYHGELTDGTVFDSSVSRGQPAEFPVTGVIQGWVQALQMMPVGSKWKLYIPQDLAYGERGAGAAIPPFAALVFEVELLAIL, from the coding sequence ATGTCTGAAGTAAAATTTGAAACTGTAGAGCAAAAAGCTAGCTACGGTATCGGTCTACAAATGGGCCAACAACTTGCTGGTTCTGGTCTTGAAGGCCTAAACGTTGACGCAATTGCTGCTGGTATCGCAACAGCTCTAGTTGGTGACATGCCAGCTATCGAAGTTGACGAAATCAACAACGCACTACAAGAACTACACACTCGTGGTGAAGCTGCACGTCAAGAACTAGCTAAAGCTGCTGCTGCAGATGGCGAAGCTTTTCTAGCTGACAACGCTCTTCGTTCAGAAGTAACAGTTCTTGAGTCTGGTCTTCAATACGAAGTACTAACTGAAGGTACTGGCGAAATCCCAACTGCAGACAAGCAAGTACGTGTTCACTACCATGGCGAACTAACTGACGGTACTGTTTTCGACAGCTCTGTATCTCGCGGTCAACCAGCTGAATTCCCAGTAACTGGCGTAATTCAAGGCTGGGTACAAGCTCTACAAATGATGCCTGTTGGCTCTAAGTGGAAGCTATACATCCCTCAAGATCTAGCATACGGTGAGCGTGGCGCAGGTGCTGCAATCCCACCATTTGCTGCTCTAGTATTTGAAGTAGAACTTCTAGCTATTCTTTAA